A window of Malania oleifera isolate guangnan ecotype guangnan chromosome 2, ASM2987363v1, whole genome shotgun sequence genomic DNA:
ATTCTACCTCCTTCCCTGATACAAAAGAAACATCTCAATCCATCCAATGGACCTCCGCCGACTCATCtggtgtcagtagggaggagttccttgctttccagaaggaaatgaaggacatgctcaaccaactcttacaacagaagagtcaagaagggcacgTCCTACCCCAACCGCAAGGGAATCCCAGTGCAGACAAGCAAGCTAACGAACCAatggagaaagaagagaaaactcacctcaataagaaggtagaagatgcaaatagcgtggatgtcaaccaacaaagatccaccgagctcgaggaaagaataaagaagattgattacatagagaagatgatgaaggagGGCAGGACTAGGCCCTACTATGGGGAAACATCCCTAAAGTCCTCGGAGCCTCCATTCAACAAAGAGATCACGGAAGCTCCATTGCccagtagattcaagatgcctgCCTTTGAGAGATACGAAGGTTCATCTGACCCCATTGATCACCTAGAtaatttcaaaatgttaatgcAGTTGCAAAGGGCTCCTAACGCCATCATGTGCCGAGCGTTTGCTACCACCCTTAAGGGTACCGCCAGAGACTGGTATCGAACTCTTCGACCAGGATCTATTGGTTCCTTCCAAGAGATGGAGCAAATGTTCACCGGTCACTTCCTTAGTAGCTGGAGAGTTGCTAAAACAACAGGCCATTTAATGAGTATAGTGCAAGGGGACCAGGAAACTCTAAAGAACTTCATGCACCGGTTCAACACAGCaaccctagaaatccgcaacttGGATATGGGGGTAGCTTTGGCCGCCTTGACAACGGCTCTTCAACCCGGAAGCTTCTTACACTCCCTAGGGAAAAAACCACCGGTGGACATGGGGGAGTTAATGATCCAAGCAGAGAAATACAtaaacctggaggagatgatggatacgagAGGAAATCGCATAGAGCGAAAAAGGGGAAACAATAACAGAGAATCTGGAGACACCTGTAGATCTGTAAAAAGGCATGAAACTAGTGCACTGCAAAAGGGTCAAAAGATGAGAGGACAGCAtgacaagttctccacctacacacccctaaatgtaccgcgctcagagttactgatgcagatcaaaaagaaggactacgtctcgtggcctgaacctatgcgaacgcctctatataagcggaacatgtccaagttttgcgcattccatagggatcacggccatgacacagaagaatgcattcagctGAAAAGAAATCGAGGTCCTAataaggagggggcatctgtcaAAGTTTATCAAGAAAGAAAATCCAGAAAGGGAACCACTCGAGCAAAGAAGGCATGgcgcaaaagagaaggaagagcaggtCATTGGGGAGATTacggtgatcttcggaggatccgccAGTGGAGAAGACAGCGGGAGTgcacgcaaaagatatgctaagcAAGTGCTGACGATGGAgaagggggaaaccagtagcaaacgaaacaGGAGAGATGACGTCGtaacctttgacagcggagacGAACAAGGAGTGCAGCAACTGCATGATGATGCACTAGTGCTCTCCTTGCTCGTGACAAACTACATGGTCAGACGCATACTGATAGACAACGGGAGCTCGGCCAACATTATGTTCTGGTTGGTTTTGGTCGGGATGAAAATCGGCAAGGAGCGACTGAAGCCCGTCTCGACCCCCTTGGTAGGATTTGGAGGAGACACCGTTCACCCCTTGGGAAAAATCACGTTACCGGTAACAATAGGGACGACCCCGCAGCAGGTAACGATGTTGACAGAATTCCTAGTGGTTGACCGACCTTCGGtatacaatgtcatcttgggtcgccCTTTCCTTAACGCAGTTCGGGCGGTAACGTCAACATACCACCTCAGAGTTAAATTCCCTACACCACAAGGGATAGGATCTGCCAAGGGAGATCAGGTCGTCGCTTggagttgctatgtaatggccttgAAAGGGAAAGTGGAGGCTAAAGAAGCTCTAACGGTCGAAGATCTAGAAGTCAgaggagagtatccccagatcagTACGTTACACGAAGATATCAAACACATACCACTGCGAGGCCACCAGGAGAGAAGTATACAGATCGGGAATCACTTGCCCGACACCTTGAAAGCGGAGTTGACTAAACTTTTGGACGAATTCTCTGATTTGTTCCATTGGTCGGCCGCATACATGCCCGGCATCGACCCTGCTGTGATAGAGCACAGATTGCAGGTCAACCCCAACCACTGACTtgtgaaacagaaaaaaaaaagaaaaaaaaaatgagcttcaCGATGGAGCGGATCAAAATAATCGACGAAGAGGTGACGAAACAGTTGTAGGCCAACTTCATTCGAGAAGTAGACTACCCCGAATCGCTGAGCAATGTGGTCCTGGTAAGGAAGCCCAACggaaaatggcgcacctgcatagacttcacgGACTTGAATAAAGTGTGCCCGAAGGACAGCTTCCCTCTCCCTCGAATTGATCAGCTAGTGGATTCGACCTCGGCGCACGAGTtcctcagcttcatggatgcttactcagggtacaaccaaatccctatgagtcGAGCTGACGAGGAAAAAACTTCTTTTGTCACCGAAAGGGGTTTATATTGTTACCGGGTGATGCCCC
This region includes:
- the LOC131147587 gene encoding uncharacterized protein LOC131147587, which gives rise to MMKEGRTRPYYGETSLKSSEPPFNKEITEAPLPSRFKMPAFERYEGSSDPIDHLDNFKMLMQLQRAPNAIMCRAFATTLKGTARDWYRTLRPGSIGSFQEMEQMFTGHFLSSWRVAKTTGHLMSIVQGDQETLKNFMHRFNTATLEIRNLDMGVALAALTTALQPGSFLHSLGKKPPVDMGELMIQAEKYINLEEMMDTRGNRIERKRGNNNRESGDTCRSVKRHETSALQKGQKMRGQHDKRGHLSKFIKKENPEREPLEQRRHGAKEKEEQVIGEITVIFGGSASGEDSGSARKRYAKQVLTMEKGETSSKRNRRDDVVTFDSGDEQGVQQLHDDALVLSLLVTNYMVRRILIDNGSSANIMFWLVLVGMKIGKERLKPVSTPLVGFGGDTVHPLGKITLPVTIGTTPQQVTMLTEFLVVDRPSVYNVILGRPFLNAVRAVTSTYHLRVKFPTPQGIGSAKGDQVVAWSCYVMALKGKVEAKEALTVEDLEVRGEYPQISTLHEDIKHIPLRGHQERSIQIGNHLPDTLKAELTKLLDEFSDLFHWSAAYMPGIDPAVIEHRLQVNPNH